Proteins encoded by one window of Archaeoglobus veneficus SNP6:
- a CDS encoding tripartite tricarboxylate transporter permease — protein sequence MAASRVRERETYIAALSSANTANGLLCFAVLFATGKVRSGAANALSSLRISFSPELVVVCIAAALASTLLTLCCSFAAARFVEAVDFTKFSLAIFLFLTVLIYVLTGAFGLIVFSIASCVGLSALLLGVRRINCMGCLIVPVLFRYV from the coding sequence ATGGCTGCCAGCAGGGTGAGGGAAAGAGAGACGTACATCGCAGCCCTGAGTTCGGCAAACACAGCAAACGGATTGCTTTGCTTTGCAGTTCTTTTTGCCACTGGAAAGGTGAGGAGCGGAGCAGCAAACGCGCTATCATCTCTCAGAATTTCTTTCAGCCCGGAACTCGTAGTAGTCTGCATTGCAGCGGCCCTCGCTTCAACACTGCTAACTCTGTGTTGCTCTTTTGCTGCAGCGAGGTTTGTAGAGGCCGTGGACTTCACAAAGTTCTCACTTGCAATTTTCCTCTTCCTTACAGTTCTGATCTACGTTCTTACAGGCGCTTTCGGTCTCATAGTATTCTCAATTGCATCATGCGTAGGTTTGTCTGCTCTGCTTCTTGGAGTGAGAAGAATAAATTGTATGGGTTGTCTTATAGTTCCGGTTCTGTTTCGCTACGTCTGA
- a CDS encoding c-type cytochrome — MTGVNEKGERIPFVGGPQWLYMHGGGCASCHGVDGKGGVYPMMCGVKTPDIRYSTLTEEHGMSEEDIKKAITQGIDDDGEELDYCMPRWQMSEKDLNDVIEYLKQL, encoded by the coding sequence ATGACCGGTGTCAATGAGAAAGGGGAGAGAATACCCTTCGTGGGCGGTCCTCAATGGCTCTACATGCACGGCGGCGGATGCGCGAGCTGTCATGGGGTTGATGGGAAAGGTGGCGTCTATCCAATGATGTGTGGGGTAAAAACGCCCGATATCAGATATTCGACGCTTACCGAAGAGCACGGGATGAGCGAGGAGGACATAAAGAAGGCGATAACACAGGGCATTGATGATGACGGCGAGGAGCTGGACTACTGCATGCCGAGATGGCAGATGAGCGAAAAGGATCTGAACGACGTGATAGAGTATCTGAAGCAGCTGTAA
- a CDS encoding ATP-dependent helicase, with protein sequence MIKEGRAYSDSEILETLHPLVREWFLSKYSAFTPPQRYAIVEAFKGNNILISSPTGSGKTLAAFLTAISMLVELAEKKALEDRVYVVYVSPLRALNNDIKRNLEEPLSEIYELAKQKDVKLQKIRIAVRTGDTEQAERQKQLRKPPHIFITTPETLAIVLSSPKFSKALTRVRFLIVDEVHAIAENKRGSHLALSMERLQRIQEDKMVRIGLSATIAPLDEVAKFLVGYNSDGSERDCIVADVTFAKPMDIKVISPIDDFFAATAEEISEKLYDLLARLVKKSRTTLIFTNTRSATERVVYHLKKKLGKDFPVKAHHSSLSKEVRLEVEEDLKHGRLRCVVSSTSLELGIDIGYIDLVVLLGSPKSINRALQRIGRSGHRLHETSVGRIVVVDQDDLIECTVLAKEAIERRLDRVEIPQKPLDVLCQHVVGMAIEKKWSVDEALAVIRCAYPYRNLSKLEFIEVLRYLSGSYSELEKKKVYGKIWFDENEEVFGRRGKLARPIYYLNVGTIPDEVAISVVTKDGKLVGKVEEEFAERLIKGDIFVLAGRTFRFLHSRGMRIVVEEVEGEKPTVPSWFSEQLPLSYDLAQRIQQFRGRLEELLESWSEEEIVGWLMEEYNLERNAAQAIYSYFLEQKLFSEIPTDKKLVVEKFEDDGRNCYVFHTLVGRKANSAISRVSAYRVGLKKDCNVQIALNDNGFMLILPSSKVLRDSEIMELFSVEEFREHLMKALDRTEILRRRFRHVAVRSMMILRNYLGREKSVWRQQLNADTLLRLLKRNFPEFPVLKETYREIMEDSMDLKNALDYLEKVGSEVEVRIVRTPYPSPFAFNIYVLGEEDVVLMEDRRKVLKALHEKILQIIGQDIVQVGQ encoded by the coding sequence ATGATAAAGGAGGGCAGAGCGTACAGCGACTCAGAGATACTTGAAACACTTCATCCTCTCGTCAGGGAGTGGTTTCTGTCAAAGTACTCTGCGTTCACACCTCCGCAGCGCTACGCAATAGTCGAAGCTTTTAAAGGCAACAACATTCTGATTTCTTCGCCAACAGGAAGCGGAAAAACCCTCGCAGCTTTCCTTACTGCCATAAGCATGCTTGTTGAGCTTGCTGAGAAGAAAGCACTTGAAGATAGGGTTTACGTCGTTTACGTTTCACCTCTTCGCGCTCTGAACAACGACATAAAGCGCAATCTCGAGGAGCCGCTAAGCGAAATCTACGAGCTTGCCAAGCAAAAGGATGTAAAGCTCCAGAAGATAAGAATTGCAGTAAGAACGGGTGACACGGAGCAGGCTGAGAGGCAGAAGCAGCTCAGAAAGCCGCCCCACATTTTCATCACCACACCCGAAACCCTCGCAATCGTGCTTTCGAGTCCTAAGTTCTCGAAGGCTCTGACGAGGGTTAGATTTCTCATAGTGGATGAAGTTCACGCCATTGCGGAGAACAAGCGTGGTAGCCATCTTGCACTTTCAATGGAGCGATTGCAGAGAATTCAGGAGGATAAAATGGTCAGAATTGGCCTTTCTGCAACCATAGCTCCACTCGATGAAGTGGCAAAATTCCTTGTTGGTTACAACAGTGATGGGAGCGAGAGAGACTGCATCGTTGCAGATGTAACGTTCGCAAAGCCCATGGATATAAAGGTAATCTCGCCAATAGATGACTTCTTTGCTGCAACGGCTGAGGAGATTAGCGAGAAACTCTACGATTTGCTTGCGAGACTCGTGAAAAAGTCGAGAACTACACTCATATTCACCAACACGAGGAGTGCAACTGAGAGAGTTGTTTATCACCTGAAGAAGAAGCTTGGAAAGGATTTTCCTGTTAAAGCTCATCACTCATCCCTTTCAAAGGAAGTTAGACTTGAGGTTGAAGAAGACTTGAAGCACGGCAGGCTCAGATGTGTCGTTTCTTCAACGAGTCTCGAGCTTGGAATAGATATCGGATACATAGATCTCGTAGTCCTGCTTGGCTCGCCGAAGAGCATAAACAGGGCTTTGCAGCGAATTGGGCGGAGTGGTCACCGCCTTCACGAAACAAGCGTTGGGAGGATCGTGGTTGTTGACCAGGACGACCTCATTGAATGTACGGTTTTAGCGAAGGAAGCAATTGAGCGCAGACTCGACAGGGTTGAGATTCCACAGAAACCTCTCGACGTCCTCTGCCAGCACGTTGTTGGGATGGCCATCGAGAAGAAGTGGAGCGTCGATGAGGCTTTGGCGGTGATAAGGTGTGCATATCCTTACAGAAACCTATCAAAGCTCGAGTTCATCGAAGTGCTGCGATACCTGTCAGGCAGCTATTCGGAGCTTGAGAAAAAGAAGGTCTACGGAAAGATATGGTTCGACGAGAACGAGGAGGTTTTTGGTAGAAGGGGCAAACTTGCAAGACCGATCTATTACCTCAACGTCGGAACGATCCCCGACGAGGTTGCCATATCGGTGGTAACGAAGGATGGCAAGCTGGTCGGCAAGGTTGAGGAGGAGTTTGCGGAAAGACTCATAAAAGGAGATATCTTCGTGCTCGCAGGCAGAACTTTCCGATTTCTCCATTCAAGGGGCATGAGAATAGTCGTTGAGGAGGTTGAAGGGGAAAAACCAACGGTTCCAAGCTGGTTCTCGGAGCAGTTGCCTTTGAGCTACGATTTGGCGCAGCGAATCCAGCAGTTCAGGGGAAGGCTGGAGGAACTGCTCGAAAGCTGGAGCGAAGAAGAAATCGTCGGGTGGCTCATGGAGGAGTACAACCTCGAAAGAAATGCAGCACAGGCCATCTACAGCTACTTCCTTGAGCAGAAGCTCTTCAGCGAAATACCTACGGACAAAAAGCTCGTAGTTGAGAAGTTCGAGGACGATGGTAGAAACTGTTATGTCTTCCACACCCTCGTTGGCAGGAAAGCCAACAGTGCAATTTCGAGAGTATCTGCTTACCGTGTTGGTTTAAAGAAGGACTGCAACGTCCAGATTGCTTTAAATGACAATGGATTCATGCTTATTCTGCCATCCAGCAAAGTTCTGCGGGATAGTGAAATTATGGAGCTATTCAGCGTGGAGGAATTCAGGGAACATCTGATGAAAGCCCTCGACAGAACTGAAATTTTAAGGCGGAGATTCAGGCATGTGGCTGTAAGGAGCATGATGATTCTCCGCAACTACCTTGGTAGAGAGAAGAGCGTCTGGAGGCAGCAGCTAAATGCAGACACGCTGCTCAGACTGCTGAAAAGAAATTTCCCGGAGTTTCCCGTACTAAAGGAGACTTATAGGGAGATTATGGAAGATTCTATGGACTTGAAGAACGCTCTCGATTATTTGGAAAAGGTGGGCAGCGAGGTTGAAGTAAGAATAGTGAGGACTCCGTATCCAAGCCCGTTTGCATTTAACATATATGTGCTTGGCGAGGAAGATGTTGTGCTGATGGAAGATCGCAGAAAGGTGCTGAAAGCTCTCCACGAGAAGATTCTGCAGATTATAGGGCAGGATATTGTTCAGGTAGGTCAGTAA
- a CDS encoding tripartite tricarboxylate transporter permease, producing the protein MFVEFVAGLLIGLITGLTPGIHVNTAVAVLLLLKDSLPFPAHGLATVVVTAAIAHTFLDIVPAIFTGIPEEDTAIAIFPTHEMVLEGRGVEAASISAFSSLFSILLSLPLFFTILLALPAFVSSVSCLTPFVLLAVSALTIMGEKGEAFEGSLSAWRKRFYALLVFASSGFLGYVALDNSGLAELTPASSVLLPLLSGLFASPALLSSVASGVRIPRQVTAASLPEVRAVASGVVSGFAVSLFRA; encoded by the coding sequence GTGTTCGTCGAATTCGTGGCGGGTCTCTTAATCGGCCTCATTACGGGTCTAACTCCGGGCATTCACGTGAACACAGCCGTAGCGGTTCTGCTACTTCTAAAAGATTCTCTTCCGTTCCCGGCGCATGGCCTTGCGACGGTCGTGGTTACTGCTGCAATAGCTCACACATTTCTCGATATCGTACCTGCGATATTCACAGGCATACCGGAAGAGGATACGGCTATAGCGATTTTTCCCACGCACGAAATGGTTCTCGAGGGTCGAGGAGTTGAGGCCGCATCGATTTCAGCATTCTCGAGTCTCTTCTCCATTCTGCTTAGTTTGCCCCTGTTCTTCACAATCCTTTTAGCCCTTCCGGCTTTCGTGTCTTCTGTATCTTGTCTAACTCCTTTCGTCCTTCTTGCAGTTTCTGCCCTTACAATCATGGGTGAAAAGGGTGAAGCTTTTGAAGGCAGTCTTTCGGCATGGAGAAAGAGGTTCTACGCCCTTCTCGTTTTTGCTTCTTCCGGTTTCCTCGGTTACGTTGCTTTGGATAATTCCGGGCTTGCCGAACTCACGCCTGCATCTTCCGTGCTTCTCCCACTCCTGTCTGGTCTTTTTGCTTCTCCCGCCCTTCTGTCGAGCGTAGCTTCTGGAGTGAGGATTCCACGCCAGGTAACGGCTGCATCTCTGCCTGAAGTGCGGGCTGTAGCTTCTGGAGTGGTGTCTGGCTTCGCTGTTTCCCTTTTCCGGGCGTAA
- the hisC gene encoding histidinol-phosphate transaminase: MIRNVIHLINPYDAGKFPVDVSRLYGIPESQVIQLGSNENPYPPSEEVKKAFHDSISDINQYPHPEYQRLKEAIASYTGTDVERIAIGNGASELLRTICDIVVEPLDRVVIPVPGYTLYAIFAMVRDARIDFIEVPGYAVTAESLGNLSDAKLVFLCSPNNPTGNTIEKKEVEKIVEGCGGIVVLDEAYAEFAGKSCIDLTGRYDNLVVVRSFSKFFGLAGLRVGYAIGNPEIIAAMEKIRLPFGISSVAYRTAIAAVESVEYYEGVKEKIIMERERLAKELKKLGFFVYPSEANFVLVRAKKDVSEELEKSGIIVRNVTGLLGLEGFHIRITVGLPEENDRFLEAIATVSRC, from the coding sequence ATGATTAGAAACGTAATTCATCTCATAAACCCTTACGACGCTGGAAAGTTCCCGGTAGACGTCAGCAGGTTGTATGGAATTCCTGAATCGCAGGTTATTCAGCTTGGTTCCAATGAAAATCCCTATCCACCGTCGGAAGAAGTTAAGAAGGCTTTTCATGATTCTATATCAGACATAAATCAGTATCCTCATCCAGAGTACCAGCGGCTTAAGGAAGCCATTGCCAGCTACACAGGAACGGATGTGGAGCGCATTGCTATCGGTAACGGCGCTTCGGAACTGCTCAGAACGATATGCGATATTGTTGTTGAACCTCTCGACAGAGTAGTTATTCCCGTTCCCGGCTACACCCTGTATGCTATATTCGCAATGGTGAGAGATGCAAGGATAGACTTTATCGAAGTTCCCGGTTACGCGGTAACCGCTGAATCCCTCGGGAATTTGAGTGATGCAAAGCTTGTCTTTCTCTGCTCCCCCAACAATCCGACCGGTAACACGATAGAGAAGAAAGAGGTGGAGAAGATTGTAGAAGGGTGCGGTGGAATCGTCGTGCTCGATGAAGCTTACGCTGAGTTTGCAGGAAAGAGTTGCATAGATCTGACGGGGAGGTACGACAACCTCGTGGTGGTTCGCTCGTTCTCCAAATTCTTTGGGCTTGCGGGACTCAGAGTAGGTTATGCTATAGGAAATCCCGAAATAATAGCCGCAATGGAGAAAATAAGGCTCCCCTTTGGTATATCTTCTGTAGCGTACAGGACGGCGATAGCTGCTGTTGAATCTGTAGAGTACTATGAAGGTGTGAAGGAGAAGATTATCATGGAACGAGAAAGGTTGGCGAAGGAGCTGAAAAAACTCGGTTTCTTCGTCTATCCGTCTGAAGCGAACTTCGTACTCGTGAGGGCCAAGAAAGATGTGAGCGAAGAGCTTGAGAAGAGCGGAATAATCGTCAGGAATGTCACGGGCCTACTTGGATTGGAGGGATTCCATATAAGAATAACCGTCGGACTGCCAGAAGAAAACGACAGGTTTCTGGAGGCAATTGCTACAGTTTCTCGATGCTGA
- a CDS encoding heavy metal translocating P-type ATPase gives MEEIVLKIAGMTCAMCTKTIETHLKSLSGIIDVSVNLTNETAFVKYDPSRITLEKIIETIENIGYKVVREEKEVDVKIGGMTCAMCAKTIETVIRELKGVKDVTVNLATEKARIVFDPQLTSIQDIKNAIEETGYKFIGVEGEGFIDTEKIAREEHIVQLKKRFFVAAIVGSILLILTYGKYVGLPKISNLAWMEFALSTPVMYYSGKGMFSAAFRALRHKTLNMDVMYSMGVGSAYLASIASTIGLLPSDYLFYETAVLLLAFLLLGRTLEAIAKGKTSEAIKKLIGLQAKTAVVVRDGEEIEVPIEEVKVGDIVIVKPGEKIPVDGVVVEGESYVDESMISGEPIPSLKKRGDTVVGATINKNGVLKIEATRVGKDTLLSQIVKLVEQAQSTKPPIQRIADKIVAYFIPAVLIIAIASFVYWHFIAAMPVVFAFTTLVAVLVVACPCAFGLATPTALTVGMGRGAELGILIKNSEALEVARKITTVVFDKTGTLTKGKPEVTDIAAFDEIDESEVLKLAASAEKRSEHPIAEAIVRKAESKGVEIIEPEKFEILAGKGVIATINGNRVLVGNKMLMAECTNPGEVEKIIEKLENEAKTAVLVALNGKIVGVIGVADTIKESAKDAIKWLHRMGKKVVMITGDNRRTAEAIAGELGIDEVLAEVLPHEKAEEVKRLQEKGEVVAFVGDGINDAPALAQADVGIAIGSGTDIAIESGEIVLIRDDLRDVVAAIQLSEKTLNKIKQNIFWAMIYNTALIPAAAGLLYPVAGIIFRPEWAGAAMALSSVSVVTNSLLMKNYIPPIKFSN, from the coding sequence ATGGAAGAAATCGTACTTAAGATTGCCGGAATGACATGTGCGATGTGTACAAAAACTATAGAGACCCATCTAAAAAGCTTATCTGGTATTATTGATGTCTCTGTTAATCTCACAAACGAAACAGCCTTTGTGAAATACGATCCGTCTAGAATAACTTTGGAGAAGATAATAGAGACTATTGAGAATATCGGATACAAAGTTGTTAGGGAAGAAAAGGAAGTAGATGTAAAAATTGGTGGAATGACTTGTGCAATGTGTGCTAAGACAATAGAGACAGTAATTAGAGAATTAAAGGGAGTGAAAGATGTTACGGTAAATCTTGCCACGGAGAAGGCAAGAATAGTTTTTGACCCCCAGCTCACATCCATTCAGGACATCAAGAATGCCATTGAAGAGACTGGTTACAAGTTCATAGGTGTTGAAGGAGAAGGGTTTATAGATACGGAAAAGATTGCAAGAGAAGAGCACATTGTCCAGCTCAAGAAAAGATTCTTTGTCGCTGCAATAGTTGGCAGTATTTTACTCATCCTTACTTATGGTAAATATGTCGGACTGCCCAAAATTTCAAATTTGGCATGGATGGAGTTTGCCCTATCTACACCAGTGATGTACTACTCAGGAAAAGGTATGTTCTCTGCAGCTTTTAGAGCTTTGAGGCATAAAACGCTAAACATGGATGTTATGTATTCAATGGGTGTTGGCTCAGCTTACCTCGCAAGCATTGCCAGCACTATCGGCTTGCTCCCATCCGACTACCTTTTTTATGAGACTGCTGTATTGCTGCTCGCATTTTTACTTTTAGGCAGAACTCTCGAGGCTATCGCCAAAGGAAAAACTTCTGAGGCGATTAAAAAGCTTATTGGATTGCAGGCAAAAACAGCAGTGGTTGTCAGGGATGGTGAGGAGATTGAAGTTCCAATTGAAGAAGTTAAAGTGGGAGACATCGTTATTGTTAAGCCAGGAGAAAAAATACCAGTTGACGGGGTCGTTGTAGAAGGAGAAAGCTACGTTGATGAGTCAATGATAAGCGGAGAACCCATTCCCAGTCTAAAAAAGAGGGGCGATACAGTCGTTGGGGCAACAATAAACAAAAATGGCGTGCTTAAAATTGAGGCTACAAGAGTTGGGAAGGACACTCTACTTTCGCAGATAGTAAAACTCGTTGAACAAGCCCAGAGTACAAAACCACCTATTCAGAGAATTGCAGATAAAATTGTCGCATATTTCATTCCGGCTGTACTGATCATAGCAATTGCATCGTTCGTATACTGGCACTTCATCGCTGCCATGCCTGTAGTGTTTGCTTTCACAACGCTTGTAGCTGTTCTTGTTGTTGCCTGCCCATGCGCCTTCGGTTTGGCAACTCCAACAGCTTTAACTGTTGGAATGGGAAGGGGTGCTGAGCTGGGGATACTGATAAAAAACAGTGAGGCCTTGGAAGTGGCAAGGAAGATAACTACAGTTGTTTTTGACAAAACTGGAACGCTGACAAAAGGTAAGCCGGAGGTTACAGATATCGCTGCCTTTGATGAAATAGATGAGAGTGAAGTGCTAAAGCTTGCAGCTTCAGCTGAAAAGAGATCAGAACATCCGATTGCCGAAGCAATTGTTAGAAAAGCTGAAAGTAAGGGTGTAGAGATCATAGAACCTGAAAAATTCGAAATTCTGGCAGGGAAAGGCGTTATAGCAACAATAAACGGAAACAGAGTTTTAGTGGGCAACAAAATGCTTATGGCTGAATGTACAAATCCAGGTGAAGTTGAGAAAATTATTGAAAAACTTGAAAATGAGGCTAAAACAGCAGTTCTTGTTGCATTGAATGGAAAAATAGTTGGAGTTATTGGTGTAGCCGATACGATAAAGGAATCGGCAAAGGATGCCATCAAGTGGCTCCACAGAATGGGAAAGAAAGTTGTCATGATCACTGGAGACAACAGGAGAACTGCAGAAGCTATTGCGGGAGAACTGGGTATAGATGAAGTACTGGCTGAAGTGTTGCCACACGAGAAAGCAGAAGAAGTTAAAAGACTGCAAGAGAAAGGGGAAGTCGTTGCTTTCGTTGGAGACGGCATAAACGATGCCCCAGCTTTAGCTCAGGCTGACGTGGGCATTGCAATTGGTAGTGGTACAGATATAGCAATTGAGAGCGGTGAGATTGTGCTGATAAGGGACGATTTGAGAGACGTTGTTGCAGCAATACAGTTGAGTGAGAAAACTTTAAACAAGATAAAGCAAAACATTTTCTGGGCTATGATTTACAACACCGCGTTAATTCCTGCTGCAGCAGGCTTGCTTTATCCAGTAGCTGGTATTATTTTTCGCCCGGAGTGGGCTGGGGCTGCTATGGCATTAAGCAGTGTAAGTGTTGTTACAAATTCGTTGCTAATGAAGAATTATATCCCTCCTATTAAATTTAGTAATTGA
- a CDS encoding phosphate-starvation-inducible PsiE family protein — protein sequence MSDDLKAKLISIPVKILAVVIIFMILMRFIYVFYDFLQNPFHEPPTLSEEAVKHVMAALILLELFALTLRFLVHEIIDPNLILLTVLTALGRHIIVINPVEVDYARLIATGFVLAITIFGLYILKSRDSYV from the coding sequence ATGAGCGACGACTTAAAAGCGAAGCTTATATCAATTCCTGTTAAGATACTTGCAGTGGTTATTATTTTTATGATTTTAATGAGATTCATCTATGTTTTCTACGACTTCCTTCAGAACCCTTTCCATGAACCTCCAACCCTTAGTGAAGAGGCTGTAAAACATGTGATGGCTGCACTGATACTGCTTGAACTTTTTGCGCTAACTTTAAGGTTTCTAGTTCATGAAATAATCGATCCGAATCTAATTCTTCTTACTGTTTTAACAGCTCTAGGAAGACACATTATTGTTATAAATCCTGTAGAAGTGGATTACGCTAGGCTAATAGCGACTGGTTTTGTATTAGCAATTACAATCTTCGGTCTGTATATCCTAAAATCACGCGATTCCTATGTTTGA
- the cobB gene encoding NAD-dependent protein deacetylase has protein sequence MLDCIAEVLVRAKHAVVFTGAGISAESGIPTFRGKDGLWEKYNAEEVASIEGFMRNPQAFWEFARELIVKRKAEPNPAHYAIAELERLGIVKAVITQNIDMLHQKAGSEEVIELHGSLSRVECLECGMIYAWEEVEKKLEFTVPRCECGSNYLKPAIVFFGEALPAEAMRKAVEHASLCDVFIVVGSSLVVYPAAYLPFMAKDAGARLILINAEPTHVDEHFDHVVHGKAGEVLPEVVKRLNKFLSP, from the coding sequence ATGCTGGACTGCATAGCAGAAGTGCTGGTCAGAGCGAAACACGCCGTGGTGTTTACGGGAGCAGGTATTTCGGCGGAAAGCGGAATCCCAACCTTCAGAGGAAAAGATGGACTCTGGGAGAAGTACAATGCTGAAGAAGTAGCTTCTATAGAGGGATTTATGAGAAATCCCCAGGCTTTCTGGGAGTTTGCGAGAGAACTCATCGTTAAAAGAAAGGCTGAGCCAAACCCCGCTCATTATGCAATCGCCGAACTCGAAAGGCTCGGGATTGTTAAGGCCGTAATAACCCAGAATATAGACATGCTCCACCAGAAAGCTGGAAGTGAGGAAGTTATAGAGCTTCACGGCAGTTTAAGCAGGGTTGAATGCCTTGAGTGCGGAATGATTTATGCATGGGAGGAGGTTGAGAAAAAGCTCGAGTTTACAGTTCCGAGATGCGAATGCGGCAGCAACTATTTAAAGCCGGCTATAGTCTTTTTTGGCGAGGCGTTGCCTGCAGAGGCTATGAGAAAGGCAGTAGAGCACGCATCGTTATGTGATGTGTTCATCGTCGTTGGCTCCTCCCTCGTCGTTTATCCTGCAGCCTATCTTCCCTTCATGGCTAAGGATGCGGGAGCAAGGCTAATACTGATAAATGCAGAACCCACTCACGTGGACGAACATTTCGACCATGTTGTGCACGGCAAAGCAGGAGAAGTGCTGCCGGAAGTCGTGAAGAGGCTGAATAAGTTTTTAAGTCCATGA
- a CDS encoding OB-fold nucleic acid binding domain-containing protein: MDIDEVIKSVGVSREEFEKRVNEIKEHFSGLISEETAVMLAAYSFGYAPANTIAEIGEKRGVVTVEGVVENVSVRTLPNGDYMAIVSLKDNTGRIRVVLWNEAAYLARTGDIGEGDSVRIRGFAKLRNGQPELSVRSAGDIVVVERGWKSLSGTILAVGKRKDGVVAAVACESGIHICVAIGEKAEQLSKFEKGDGIKVTGYSREGVFLVSAISPCETGGYSVNFTPISKLKPLQHANVRGRVSGIGELRKVKDRLLAELYISDETGRIRLLLWDDNVTVYRQADVGDLIEAFNCFPKIGWDGEIEVHCGRSSVVSIEKL; this comes from the coding sequence ATGGACATCGATGAGGTGATCAAAAGCGTTGGTGTGTCCCGGGAAGAGTTCGAGAAAAGAGTTAATGAGATCAAGGAGCACTTTTCCGGCCTGATAAGCGAGGAAACTGCGGTGATGCTCGCAGCCTACAGCTTTGGTTATGCACCTGCTAACACCATCGCAGAAATCGGTGAAAAGAGAGGAGTTGTTACGGTCGAAGGCGTCGTGGAGAACGTATCCGTCAGAACCCTACCAAACGGCGATTACATGGCAATTGTATCACTGAAGGATAATACGGGGAGAATTAGAGTCGTGCTCTGGAACGAAGCTGCATACCTTGCTCGAACTGGAGATATTGGCGAAGGAGACTCGGTCAGAATCAGGGGCTTTGCGAAGCTGAGAAACGGTCAGCCCGAGCTTTCAGTGAGGAGCGCTGGAGATATCGTGGTTGTCGAAAGAGGTTGGAAGTCTCTGAGTGGTACTATTCTCGCAGTGGGAAAGAGAAAAGATGGCGTGGTTGCTGCAGTTGCATGTGAAAGTGGCATCCACATCTGCGTTGCAATCGGCGAGAAAGCAGAACAGCTATCAAAATTCGAAAAAGGAGATGGGATAAAAGTCACAGGATACTCGAGAGAGGGTGTATTCCTCGTTTCAGCCATCTCTCCTTGCGAGACAGGCGGTTACAGCGTAAACTTTACCCCAATTTCCAAGCTTAAACCGCTGCAGCACGCGAATGTCAGAGGGAGGGTGAGCGGCATAGGTGAGCTTAGAAAGGTGAAGGACAGATTGCTCGCAGAGCTTTACATATCCGACGAAACTGGAAGGATCAGGCTACTTCTCTGGGACGACAACGTTACGGTTTACAGGCAGGCGGACGTTGGTGATCTGATTGAAGCTTTCAACTGTTTTCCCAAGATAGGGTGGGACGGGGAAATCGAAGTGCACTGCGGGAGGAGTAGCGTCGTCAGCATCGAGAAACTGTAG